AAAATCTACATTAATCTCAAACGGCCGGAGTACTATGCTGGTTGAAGTAGCAACCGGAGTAACAGAAGCCATTGGTAATCCAAAAGGCGATTTGAGACCTCAAAACCCTAACGCCGCCTCTAAGAAGTCGAAGGAAAGCGATCGACGTCGTAGGCGGAGGAAGCAGAAGAAGAACAAGGCGGCGTCTAAGGTTGCAAATGGAGAAGACAGTGATAATGGTGCGCAAGACGCAAACGGCGGCGCTGAAGATAGTTCTAAGGAAACTTCTGATCCTCAGAAGGTACTTTCTGCTTATCCTTAATGTTAATGTTATGTGTGCGGTGTTCTGTATTTTTTGGTGAATATAATTTGCTTAGTGTTGTTGATGAGTTAATTTGTTGTGGAGATAGATCTTCTCTGTATCAATGATTTCAGATATTTGTGTTGTAGCTTGATATTACTAAGGTTTTATGTTGAGGAACTTCTTAGCTTGAAATGTTGATACTCTTTTCGTGTAAAAAGATTGGGCTGAGTCAGTTTTAGTTTTCTAGTGATTGTGGTAGTTTTAAAACGGTAGTATAAGAAGAATATCTTGTTATGTTTTGTGATTTGGGGAAACAAGATAAGAGGAGGAGGAGGCAACATTGGATATAGTATGAAATTGCTAATTGGTATCAGGGAATGAATTTCCTCCATTGGGAATGCTGAGAATGACTACATGTGTGAGGTTTGTTGTTAATGGGTATCATATTGAACTTGTTCATAGTTGTAGGGCAAGTAAATTATGTCATCGTTGTAGGATATACTAGAATACTTCATGGAAATTTCTTTTACCATTTTGGTCCCAATCTAAGATGTTCAGGACGAAGCGTGTGTATCATGATGACATGTGTCAAATCTGATGGGGCTTCAAGTACAATGGACTATAAAGCGTGTGTTTCACTGATCATGGGTGCAAATGAACCAAAAAGAACACATTGGAAAATCTGTACACACTCAGACATAGtgcaagaaaaaatatatgtgtCAGGATTCAGGAACATGAACATTGTCGTGGAGATCAGCGTTTATATTGGCAACTAAGAATAGactcctttttattttcttatatatttgcTTTCACTGCGAGTATATAATTAAGTTTATGTTGCTCGGACCCAGCACTTTTGCCGCTGTACCAGGACCAGGGTCTACACACATTGACACGGTAGTGTGCGGAAGTCGTGTCAGATCCAGTCAATAGTGATTGGATTCTTTGACCAAAATCCACAgacaaattagaaaatatttttgagattttgatttcTCAAGATAACAAAAAGTAGAGATTTGAAGATGTGGAATGGCATACCTTCAATATTTTCTCTGTTTCCGATTTCTTCAATATTGTTTTCTTCATATAGCAGGCCAAATTGAAGCAAACAGAGAGTTAAACCACTGGGAAGAAGCAGAGAGTTTAATGAAACTGGGGAAGATGACTGAGTCAGCTCATTGGGGAAAACAACggagtttctttttttatttaaggtCTGAAACGACTGAGTTTCGTTCTCTTTTGGGTTTGAAATTACTGAGTTATTTGTAGACAATATTGGATTTCACGGTGATACATCTTCGAGAAAAAAGAAGCTATAGAGAAGAAGATTTGAGGAAAATTAAGGGATATAGAATGCATCTCAATATGGTGCGATACAAACACGGAGAAACTCTTTTGTTTCTGGGCCTTGGTCACAATACACTTTCAGCTACATAGAGCATGGGCCAAGACAAACGGCCCATTTCACAATCCTCATCTAGAATAAATATTTTCCCTCTAAAAGTAGGAACTAGACTATTCTTTCACTATGTTTGTTACAAATTTAGTGATAGATCTTttgtctcaaaaaaaatttagtgaTATAGAAgtcttaattaataataatgcaaGAAAAACGAACAAACTAAAAATGGTGAtaacattcttttttctttgtacttttccttttttatcttcttcctaattaaTGAGTATTTAATAGTAATATTAAGGAATTAATGAAATGTCAGTATATTTGATTAGGACTAAGAATTAAGTACTTCCACAAAATCTCTCTCATGATGTAGGCATAATTTTGCAGCTATACTTTTAGaagtttgaattattttttgccGAATCCCCGCACCCACGAATCTTAAAATTTCGATTATGCCAAATCCGATCTCTAGATCAGTACCCGAATCCAACACCCCGCACccgagtctgagcaacataggaTTAAGTACAGACAATAATTATAGGAACAAAGGAATTTGAATAACTTCAAGTAAATGAAATATTGGATTCTAAAACATGTAAAGCAAGTTCAAATGATTTTAGATGTTGACTACGTGCTTGTGCGGAGATCCAACTTAAGTTTCTAATTCGGACTTTGTATTAGTTTCTTATGCTAAATTtctaagtttatattttaatcaATAAGAAGTTCATTACTTGATATAAAATCAGTAAGAAGTTCATTATATTAttcctatattattttatagtaCTGTTGTTTTTAAGATAGTGCCTATGAGCGATAAGGTGTATGCTTAGTGTCTGCACAGAGAAGTGTGATTGAGGTCAAGTTTTGCTCCTAAATTTGGGTTTTAAGCATACCTTGATCGAGCATTTAACAACATTTTATAGTAATGATATAGTTGGCAACCTTAACCTTTTATCTTTCCTTAGTAAGTAATATAGGTGGTCCCCTTTTCTTTCTAAGAAATAAGTAACATAGGTGGATACCTTTTActataaaagatatatatatatatatatatattgcatatttatGTATCACTATATGTGTGATGAAGTTATTCCTACAATACAAAAATTGGACaacctcttttcttaaaagaagTTAGGAATGTGAAAGGATGGAAGAATTTATATGCCATTGGATTAACCTCTGTGGGCAGAATGCTGGCTAAACACCATTATTATTCATCCACAAAAAAAACTGAGGTGGAAGaccctttaaaaaaattaacattagTGTGTGTCTTTTCCCTGCTCCCTTTTGTTATTTTACGGGACTGCTGGATTAAGAATATACACCTTTGTGGATTATTGGAGTCTTTTGACATAATTACGTCCTTTCTGTTCAGCTGTAAAAGGGTGATGTGATGGGACTGATATCAGTTTTGCAAATGATATGAGCAAAACCATTTGTTCTTTAGAAGTCGCAACTCACAAGTGAAGTGGTACTTGTTATAACCTTTTATTTTTAGCAGTAAGCTTTAATATACTATAATATACTGAAGATTATTCGACTGTTTCTCATTTGCATGTTTTAATGTGTACAAAATAGTTGGCGTTTGGTGAATTTCTGACTTCAGTGGGTAATATGAAGTTCTGTTAATCTATTTGTCTCTGGAAAATAGTTGGCGCTTGGTGAATTACTTGTTTCATTGCCTTCTTTATGAAGCAATCTTTCCTAAGATATTATTGTGATATCTGTAGAAATATTGAACCTTCTAGAATTTTTTGTTGCTAAGTTGCAGAAAAAAGTGTGCTTATTTTATTCAATGATATGTTTTTTGAGATTCACCTTTGAAGCAACACTGGATGTAAAAGTACTCTGGAAGCAGCAAAAGTTGGTCTCTATCGCCTTAAAAAGAATAACCTTTTGTTGTTGGTTTTATTGtattatggtttttttttaccttcaaggcatatttacattaaaaaatatttgatcttTATAACTCCCCAATTTTTTACAGTCTTTGGTTCAAGTTGAAGTAGAGTATGTACCAGAGAAGGCCGAATTAGATGGTGAGTTCGATGAGGAATTCAGGAAGGTTTTTGAGAAATTCACTTTCACGGATGCCACTGGTGCTGAGGTACATAAAGCTTTGTTCACTTGCATGAACTGTGGTTATAATTTCTGCTGAAGCTTGTTTGCCAATATCTTTCAATTGAAATTCTTCAGGAGAATGATAAGAAGGATGAAACTGCTGCTGATGGAGCCTTAAAGAAAAAGGCGGATTCTGATtctgaggaggaagaagaggatgcACAGCAAAAGGAGAAGGGAGTCtctaacaaaaagaaaaaagttagattttcttcttttttacttcTAAGTTGTTTACCTTCAGTTAGATCTCAGTCTGAACTGTTTCTGCATTTCAGCTTCAGCGTAGGATGAACATTGCAGAACTGAAACAAATCTCTATGAAGCCTGATGTTGTTGAGGTATGGAAGGCATTTGTTTCATTGTTATTTTCCTGACATACATACTCTATGCAGTTTTGTGTACTGTTAGCGGTTACCCTGTGTATTTATCTTGTCATGAGCCAAATGAGTTATCAACTATTATCCTTTTAGAAATGTATTAACGTTCTGATTTTCTGTCTGTCATTTGTGTTCTTTCTTTTGTGATTATGCCCATCCCTAGCTCTACAAATTTTCTTTGCTTGCCTTTCTAAATCTGCTTTATGGTTGTGTCAATTGCTATGATGTGAATCATTTATTAAGTATGACTTTACGAGGGTTctaacattatttttctttaaagataTGGTATTATCACCTTTCAAAAGGAAGGTATTTGCATCTTTATTATGGGAGATATGTTTTCTGTGTTGTGTGCTGTCTTTTTTCCAGCCCACTTGTGCAGAAAATGTGAAGTGCCAGATTTTGCAGAATATTTTGCACCGTGAGGATCAGTATGACATGgtgtttgataaaattttatatgataaacCATTGTCATCTTCCGAATCATCTTTTTTTTCCCACTGTACTGGAAGTAAATTTTGCACGATAGTCATGCAGGTTTTACTCAACTCTTTTGATAGCATGACAATGTTGGCGTGGTAAAATGTCTGTCTGGTGTCTGATTTATATGGGATAACTCCTAACTATATTGATGTTTAGACTCTGGATTTTTTCACTTAAAGTGTAGCCCACTTTTCCTTGGTACTGATTATGCATATATGTCTAGGTATGGGATGCCACTGCAGCAGACCCTAAGCTCCTGGTATTTCTGAAATCTTATCGGAATACTGTTCCTGTTCCAAGACACTGGTGTCAGAAACGGAAATTTTTGCAGGTTAGTCATCATTATTGATACATGTATAGTAAGGTTAACAAAGTGAAGAGTAATGTGTACCTCTTGCACTGCATGTAACAACTAGTAATAGTAGAATTGTTTGATAGGAGAAAAGGTTTGGTTTATGAAGGGGCTCatagaagaaaaatgagtttgtcttatatgtatatatatgtggtTCTTGCAGGCGAGATGCTGTGACACTGGTGGAGCCTCAAACATGTAGGTGTTTGGCAAGGAGAATCCTTGCATGATGTCTATGTTTctgtgtatatatgttttttattatttagtgGGTTGGGATACATGCATTTGTCTGTTTTTGGTTGTATGTTGCTGGGGTTTCACTTCTCTTAGTTGTAAAAACGGCTGGCTGCTCTTGAGCACCTTAAAGATTGAGTGACTAATATTTTCTCCTATCTAAATTCTctaattttagttatttttgcaTTATATCTGTTCAAAGTTGGATTTTCTGATGTGAAGGGATCTGCCATACAGTCATATAAGCCACACAGAGTATTTGTATAGAGTTTTcttagtgttttttttattaatttgcttTTATCTCACTGACTGATTTTGTTTTTCAGGGGAAGCGTGGGATTGAGAAACAGCCATTTCAACTTCCTGACTTTATAGCTGCAACAGGAATTGAGAAAATTAGACAAGTAGGATTTTCTATCCAATTTTATCCTCCTTTGGCTGATGGCTTTGTTAAGTAGGAATATGTTGCATGAATTATTGTAGATACGCTATTTATAAATGAAGGCTTTTCGTTTTGACTATGGAAAAATGAGAATATGTTGGTGGTACTCTATCGAAGTTGTATCAACGTAATGATCATAATTAAAATGAAGCTTAGATTTCAAGTGGAACTCCTTGATGCTTTCACATTCTACGTTATCTTGAGATGACCCTGGTGACCCTGTTTTTTTAATAGAAGAACACCCTGtggcattttattttattttatgaaaagatAAATTAATGTGTACCAAGAAGAGTACAACTGAAGGTCTTAGTCCACCTACATCTTGAAATACTATAAAAGATCCATCAGTGAGGCAAGATCaattataatattcttcttACACCAAAAAGGCTCTCAAGTCACGACTTCACGTAGACTTCACATAGGAAATGTGCTCTTTCTGTCCGTTGACCCTTTGGTAGTTCTTCTAATTGTAGAACAGATAGATCCTAAAACTATTTACCTGGTGTAAGATGTTGAGTTTACAAATCTGTTGTGTTAAAACTTGTTGAAATATGATACCTTTCTTTGAGCATATGTAGTATGTCTAGTTTCCTTGCTGATGTTTGAACATCGTATTTGTTATTTTGGTGCAGGCTTATATTGAAAAGGAGGACAGTAAGAAGCTTAAACAAAAGCAGCGGGAAAGGATGCAGCCAAAAATGGGGAAGATGGATATTGATTATCAGGTTTATACGAGCTTTTGGTTTCTCAATGATGCTGACCTTTCAAATACTTATAGACTATAGTTAACTGCTTATTTACTTTTCTAAGACTTACTGCTCTGGGTTATTCTTCACAGGTTCTACATGACGCCTTTTTTAAGTATCAAACTAAACCAAAGTTGACATCCCTTGGTGATCTGTATTATGAAGGGAAGGAGTTTGAGGTATAAAATAGCCATGAATATTGTCATCAAACTCATGTTCTTTAAATCTTTTTAATGATGGTGGTGTCTGGGTGAGCTTTGTGCGCACGTAGAGTATTCCACCAATTCCACTAGGTATCTGCTACTTCGCAGAACATCTGCCCCAAGACTTCGATAGAGGGGAAGAAACAcctagtatatgtttgcttcCGCTGGGATTTGAGCTTGAGACCCCATGTTGTGCTCcaacttcattgaccactaggccacaacCTTGGGTGCCAAACACATGCTCTTTCTTCTCTAGCTTTCATGCTaactttttgaaaagaaaaaaaattattctcaaCCTTGCTGATATTTCACCGAGCCTGGGGAAAAACAATGGAAGTCTTTTTGCTGTTGTGATCTTATATGACCAAACTGGGATGGTTTGGATAGGACTATCCAACTTGGAGATGTGTTCCTGTTGTGTTAATTCTTGGTTGTTGTTAGGCTGTACAACTGTTATTACTTTCTATATCCTATCCTCTGCATTTTTGTCTGTTAAccatcattttattttgatgtGCAGGTCAAGTTGAGGGAAATGAAACCTGGAACTTTGTCTCATGAACTGAAAGAGGCCCTTGGTATGCCTGAAGGTGCTCCTCCTCCATGGCTCATCAATATGCAGGTTAGATAACTTAAAACTGCTTGTTCTTTTACTGGAAGAATCGTTTGTTACCCCAAGTTCTTGTTTGATTACTATGTTGAGTTCGTTGCTAATGTGATTTTCCATGCCTCCAATTTTCTGTGCAGAGATATGGTCCTCCACCCTCTTATCCTCAGCTGAAGATCCCTGGATTGAATGCTCCTATTCCACCTGGAGCCAAGTTCGGTTATCAGCCGGGAGGTTGGGGTAAACCACCTGTTGATGAAGTGGGTTTTACAACTTTTCagtatatttgttttatattctTTCTTTCAGATTGTTCTGCTTTAGagtttcttattttaattttaacctTTGCCTTCTTTCTTTGACATAGTATGGGCGCCCTTTATACGGAGATGTCTTTGGTGTATTGCAACAAGATCAGCCTAATTATGAGGTAGTGTAAACTTAATGGGTTAGGATTTTATTTTAGGTAGTTATCTTATCATATAATGATACAGTAAAATAATGGAAATTGCACCATATTCAATATGGTTATAGAGAATACTTAAACTAACTACTTGATTTTGGTAACCGTGCAATGGTATAGACCTACTGATAATGTTTCAATATTGTTAAAAAATTCTGTTtatatattcataaatgtggtttTGTAGTTGGTGCCACAAAGGATTGAGCCTCACTTTTTTGCTCGGTGTATTACGTAAATTAATATCATGCTGCTCATCTCCATGTGTAGGATGAACCTGTTGATAAGACTAAACATTGGGGTGACttggaggaagaggaagaagaggaggaagaggaggaggaagaagagatGGAGGAAGAGGAGATGGAGGATGGTATTCAGTCAGTGGACAGTCTTTCAAGGTACTGCACTTGATCAATACCTTTAATGATCCAATATCTATTAGAAATCTTGTAGTAGCTTGAAATCTTCCTCATTTTTGATTCCCTTCACTAGTTATTCGTTCTTGCTGAGGTCCATTTTAGGCTTTGTTCTCAATGTATTTCTCTCTATGGTGTAGTACTCCCACTGGAGTTGAGACTCCTGATGTTATTGACCTTCGCAAGCAACAGAGGAAGGAGCCTGAGAAGCCCCTCTACCAGGTAATTAGGCCAACTTTTTGTCTCCCAATTTCCATATTCTGCCTGCTTACTATTTGTCCTTGCAAAGAAACTCATTACATCTCTTTTTCTGTTAAGGtgcttgaagaaaaagaagaaaagatagCTCCTGGTACTCTTCTTGGAACAAGCCATACGTAAGTAATCTATCTATACTCACATTTATATAGTTTTGGACACTAGCATCTATCCTTTCCTCTACTGTGCAATTGATTTATGCTCTGATCCTGCAGGTATGTGATCAACACTGGCGCTCAAGACAAGGCTGGTGCCAAAAGGGTAAGAGTATCTTTTTCTGTGTCCTGTGTTCAAATGCAAGTTTACTTTCTCAAGCAGAAATCTTCATAGAGACATGGTCTCAGTAGTGTCAGCCCCTATTAGTGGGGCTATAGCTGTTGTGGATAAGTCATATATGGTGAATTTTTCAGCTTATTTCTTGTTAGTTGGTCACTGATGGAAAAGACATAGTTCAAGACAGAGGCGGAGTacttcagtttcatttgttacTTTCTGACATAATATCTTGTTATATTTTGACTAAATTATTTGATACTTCTCTTTCATTTGTGTCACTTTCTGATATTAATGCATACAGTTGGTTTTTCTTCTAGAAGAGGCACTAGATAAGAATTTGAGGCTAATTGCTTGGAATGTCCACTGCAGGTTGATCTGCTCAAAGGTCAGAAGTCAGATAGAGTTGATGTCACATTGGCACCTGAAGAGTTGGAACTTATGGACAATGTTTTACCAGCCAAGTAAGTAGTGATTCTTTTAACATTTTATGATTAGAAGCTCCTACATTTCAGTTTAAATGTTTCTAAAACCTTTTTGTGCTTTTTATAGATACGAGGAAGCTAGAGAGGAAGAGAAGCTCCGTAGCCAGCGTGAGGATTTCAGTGACATGGTAGCAGAGGTGTGTAGTTATTTCATGTCTTATCTTCATTCTTTCTCTCCGTACCACCTTACATTTCATTGAATTGTTGGTTTAGAAAGAGTGATTATCAGTTCTGATGAGATAAAATTATTGCAGAATGAGAAGAAGAGGAAGCGTAAAATGCATGAAAAGGATGGCAAGTCGAAGAAGAAGGATTTCAAGTTTTGAGGTTGATAAATTGTACCATCTAGTTTAGGGCTTGCAGTACATGCAGCTTAGGGTAATAACATAAGTAGGTTTCAATATGCACTGCGATAAATCTGTATGTTGTGATGAAGTGTTTTCCCATGCGTTTAAGCAGGGGAGTTGGTGTATGCTAATCTATCCTATGAAATGTGCTTAGTTTGTACCTCTGGTTTCATTTCTACATGCGTTGAGCTGTATTTGAACATTGAAGATCTCTTGCCCTAATTCTGATATATGCTCGACTTGGTCGTAATCTTAGTTTTAGTTTACatttagggcccgtttggccatgcgatatggtatcatgagatgaaattgaagttttgtttggacatgcgatatgaaatttttgtgttgtatattttctcataaacataaaaatctcataagttgtaaaactattaaaatattcccaattgtttattcaatcttatcaaataaataaaaatttataaagtcgcataataaattattgcaaaactatttgttctccacttgagtaattgtttcatttaactttaatttaataaaaaaaaatgaatataaattgtagtgtacaagtctttaatataatcctcccacatagtacggatAATtttctcacgttgaacttgcatttctcgattaTGTGatcgagaagacgaaccaacattgttactttgagccatttgttggtcaatatcatttgtaactatattttcatgttcaTAGATCATAAATATTCAATCAGTACTTTGGTATTCtcacaaataattatgtaacactgcacaaggtatgacaattttcacttgtgtattaatatcataatggttcatgccttgtttcagtattctaaatctaATTTTCCAAACTCCAAAAGTCCGTTCAATCACATTGCGcagagatgaatgcctataattaaacagttctttgatattttgaggctctctttcacttcctcggTAATCTTGCAAATGAAAGCGTCATCCTTTGTATGGAGCTAAAAATAAATCCTTTTGTATTTCGAAAACCAGcctcaacaacataatatttatctaccaacaaacattttataaagaattactaaaagcatatgtTACGTAAATGAGAAagctttgtgtaaataaataatatttattctaaggatgtaatttaaagttaccatgtgGCGGAAATGGAAATTGTGA
The Solanum stenotomum isolate F172 chromosome 12, ASM1918654v1, whole genome shotgun sequence DNA segment above includes these coding regions:
- the LOC125847826 gene encoding uncharacterized protein LOC125847826 — translated: MLVEVATGVTEAIGNPKGDLRPQNPNAASKKSKESDRRRRRRKQKKNKAASKVANGEDSDNGAQDANGGAEDSSKETSDPQKSLVQVEVEYVPEKAELDGEFDEEFRKVFEKFTFTDATGAEENDKKDETAADGALKKKADSDSEEEEEDAQQKEKGVSNKKKKLQRRMNIAELKQISMKPDVVEVWDATAADPKLLVFLKSYRNTVPVPRHWCQKRKFLQGKRGIEKQPFQLPDFIAATGIEKIRQAYIEKEDSKKLKQKQRERMQPKMGKMDIDYQVLHDAFFKYQTKPKLTSLGDLYYEGKEFEVKLREMKPGTLSHELKEALGMPEGAPPPWLINMQRYGPPPSYPQLKIPGLNAPIPPGAKFGYQPGGWGKPPVDEYGRPLYGDVFGVLQQDQPNYEDEPVDKTKHWGDLEEEEEEEEEEEEEEMEEEEMEDGIQSVDSLSSTPTGVETPDVIDLRKQQRKEPEKPLYQVLEEKEEKIAPGTLLGTSHTYVINTGAQDKAGAKRVDLLKGQKSDRVDVTLAPEELELMDNVLPAKYEEAREEEKLRSQREDFSDMVAENEKKRKRKMHEKDGKSKKKDFKF